The genomic segment CCGAGCGTGACGACACGCGGTGACATGCTCGTTCGTGTCCCGCCCGCGGCCCTAACCGTTCCGGAATCGGCTCTCGACGAACGATCCTGTGAACGGGACGCACCCCCGACAATCGAGAAACAGCCAGCGAGCGACGAGAACCGTCAGTCGTCGCGTCCGGACAGCAGCCGCGCCGCACCGATCGTGAGCCCCGAAAGTGCCGCGAGTACACCGAATCCCGGACCGGAGCCACTCGATCCCGCGGCGTCGCCCGTGCTATCGTTCCCGCCGCCGGCCGTCGTCTCGTTGCCGGCGCGTTCGGTGGCGGTCGTTTCGGTCGTGGTCGCTGCGGTGCCGCCTGTTTCAGTCACGGTGGTCGCGGCCGGGGTCGCCGACGTAGTGGCGTTTGCTGGCGTGGCGTTCGTCGTCGCAGTCGCGTTGGCGGTCGTCGCGTTCGTCGTCGATCCAGCCATCTCCGTCGTGTTCGCTACTGTGGCGTTCGACGGTGTGGCGTTGGCTGCCGTCGCGTTGCCAGCGGAGCCGTTGTTTGGCGTCGCGGTAGTGCGCTGTGCCGCGTTCTGCGGCGGTCGGATGCGGTGGACCGCACCCGTCCGTCCTTCGGAGGTCTCCGCGCTCGTCAGCACGTAGAGGCCGCCGTCGTTGTCCCGCCCGATGGCGAGGACGTACGCGCCCACAGTCCCGCTGTCGGTGTTCTCGATCGTGAGCTCTTCGAGTTCCCAGAGCCCCTCGTCGGTCGGAGTGGCGGCCAACAGCGAGCCGGTTGGGGTCTCGGTCTCGGCGGTCTTTCGGAAGTCGCCAAAGACGTACTTCCCTCCCAAAGACTCGATCGCGTCGTTCTCGTAGACGTAGCCGCCGATGGCCGCCGAGCCGACGCCCTGGCCCTGGTAGCTGTGCGGGTACTCGACGACGGGATCGATGAGTTGCTCGCCGCCACGGACGTCTGCCGGGAGCTGGCTCGGGCACTCTTCGGGCGGATTGCGGCTCCCCTCGGGCCCGGGTTTGAAACAGTGGGTTCCCTCGCGGACGTTCCAGCCGTAGTTTTTGTCCTTCTCGACGATGCTGACTTCCTCGAACCCGTTCTGTCCGACGTCGGCCACGAACAGCCGTCCATCGGAAAATCCCATCCGCCACGGGTTGCGAAAGCCCCACGCGAACTGCTCGTTCAATCCGGGGTCGCCCACGAGCGGGTTGCCGTCCGGAATCGCATACGGTTTGTCCTCGCTTTCGCCGTCGACATCGATCCGGAGGATCGATCCCAGCAGGTTCTCCCTGACGTCCTGTCCGTTGCCACCCTCGTTGCGCTCGTACCAGTCCTCGACGTGGCCAGGGTTGTTGTCGTGTGCGCCGCCGCCGTCGCCGACTCCTATGTAGAGATATCCGTCGGGCCCGAACGCGATCGCTCCCGCGTTGTGGGTGTCCTGGGGCTGGGGCAGTTCGAGGAGTCGGCGTTCGAAGCTCGCGCCGGTCGCCGACCCGTCGCTCGCCCGAAACTCCGCGAGCACCTCGGTGTGGGAGTACGAATCGGGCGCACTTTCGATCAACGGCGCGCTGTAGCGCAGGAAAAATCGGCCGTTCGACTGAAACCCGGGATGGAACGCCATCCCCAGCAGCCCTTTCTCGCCGCCGACTTCCGCCATTCGATCGCTCACGTCGATGTAGGGTTCCTCGCGAAGCCCATCGTCGGTGTGGAGATACACCTGTCCGAGTCGGTCCGCGATGAACCGTCGGCTCGACGTGCCCGGTGGCACCTCGAAATCGACGGGGGCCACGAGACCACCATCGACGATCGTTTCGAGCCGGACCGACGCACCCGATGGAATATACGGTTCGGACTCGCCATCCTCGGTCGGTGTCGGCGTGGCCGTTCCGCCGCCCGACCCGTCGCCGAAGGAGATCGTCCCTTGCATCGAGGTGATGTGTGGCTCGCAGACGTACTCGGCCATCGCCTCGCGCGCGGTGAACTCGATGGACTGTGTCGCGCCCTCCTCGCTCATCACTTCGGTGCGTTCAAGCACGTTGCCGTCGCCGTCGAGCAGCGCGAAGTTGTGGCCCATCCCGTCCAAGTTCTCCCAGACCACCCGATAGGTGGTGCCGGCTTCGAGCTGCAGCGTGGGGTTCGATTCGTCGGCGATCGAGTCGGGCGCACGGCCCTGCCAGCCGGCGATTTCGCCGCCGAGCCGGATGATCTCGGGCTCCGACTGGGCTGCAACGCTGCCGAGCCCGCCGATGCTCGCGAGCGTACCGGCTGCGGCGACCGAGAGGAATCGACGGCGTGAGGAAGTGGAAGACCGATCGATGGCGTCGGTGTGGTTCGTTCCGTTCATGATAACAGTTGAGACACCCCGTAGCGATCGAGCGGCGTTTCGGAGTGGATGTATCTCATAGACCGATCGGCGTCCCTTTAGCGATTGTGATACCCGAAGAAAAACACGAACGGGGGCTGACCGGTGGTCGCTGGCCGGTCTGACGGCCGAGTGACTGAAGACGCTGTGAGCGAAGCGGGACGGTCAATCAGTCGTGACGGAACGCGCGCTGGCCGGTGAACGCCATCGAGAGTCCGAGATCGTCGGCGGCAGCGATCACGTCGTCGTCGTTCACCGAGCCGCCGGGCTGGACGACCGCCTCCACGCCCGCCTCGGCCGCCGCCTCGATCCCGTCGGGGAACGGGAAGAAGGCGTCGGAGGCCATCACCGACCCCGCTGCGTCGGTCCCTTCGGCATGCTCGTCGGCCTTCATCGCCGCGAGCCGCACCGCGTCGACTCTGGAGACCTGTCCCATCCCGACACCAGTAGTTTCGGTGCCGTCGGCGAGGACGATGGCGTTCGATTTCACGTGTTTGATGACCTGCCACGCGAAGCACATCGTCTCCACCTGCTCGGCGGTCGGCTCGCGCTCGGTCACGACCTCCAGCCCATCCGGCGAGAGCGCCTGTGTGTCGCGCTCCTGAACGAGCCGTCCTCCGGTGATGGGTGTCTCGACGAACCGGCCCGCCTCGGGGCCGAATCCGTCGGTATCGAGCACCCGGAGGTTGTCCTCGCCCGTGAGCACCGCGAGCGCGTCGTCGGTGTAGCCCGGTGCGATCACGACCTCCTTGAACGATTCGACGATCAACTCGGCGGTCGCGGCGTCGCACTCTCGGTTCAGCGCGACGATCCCCCCAAAGGCGCTCATCGGATCGGTGGCGAGCGCGCGGTCGTAGGCGGTCGCGAGGTCGCCGGCGGTGGCACACCCCGCGGGGTTGGTGTGTTTGATGACCGCGGCCGCCGGCTCGTCGAACTCCCGGACGAGGCCGAGTGCGGCGTCGGTGTCGTTGTAGTTGTTGTACGAGAGCCCCTTCGCGCCCGCGTTTACCTGTTCGGCGTCGACCACGCTCGCCGCGTCAGTAGTGCGATCGGCGTACACCGCCGCCGCCTGATGTGGGTTCTCGCCGTACCGGAGTTCGGCGGCGCGCTCGGTGCTCGTCACGCGCCGCGAGGGGAACGCGCTCCCCGTGTCGCTTCTGTCATCCTCACCATCGCCGCCGATCCCGCCGGTGTCACCCTCGACGCGAACCCGACGACCGTCGCCTGCACCCTCGATCGTGAGTCGATTCTCGGCGAACCATTGGACTGCACGCGGGTAGGCCGCGAACTCCGCCTCGGTGAGCACGCGCTGCTTGAGCGAGCCGGTGTCGTCGTCGCCGTACACCGGGACTGTCTCCTGGGTCACGATCGGGCCGCCGTCGACCGTCTCGGTGACGACGTGGACCGTGCAGCCAGTCACGCTCACACCCGACGCAAGCACCTGCTCGTGGGCGTTCGCTCCCGGAAACGCCGGGAGCAGCGACGGATGGATGTTGAA from the Halococcus salifodinae DSM 8989 genome contains:
- the purH gene encoding bifunctional phosphoribosylaminoimidazolecarboxamide formyltransferase/IMP cyclohydrolase; the encoded protein is MTRIAGVAGNRGRNLCRIADREPGGATLAVMLATDPAAPALDAAAERGIPTEIVERGDDESDAAHEQRLLDRLDGYDIDLVCLDGYMRVLTSEFIDDAPLTFNIHPSLLPAFPGANAHEQVLASGVSVTGCTVHVVTETVDGGPIVTQETVPVYGDDDTGSLKQRVLTEAEFAAYPRAVQWFAENRLTIEGAGDGRRVRVEGDTGGIGGDGEDDRSDTGSAFPSRRVTSTERAAELRYGENPHQAAAVYADRTTDAASVVDAEQVNAGAKGLSYNNYNDTDAALGLVREFDEPAAAVIKHTNPAGCATAGDLATAYDRALATDPMSAFGGIVALNRECDAATAELIVESFKEVVIAPGYTDDALAVLTGEDNLRVLDTDGFGPEAGRFVETPITGGRLVQERDTQALSPDGLEVVTEREPTAEQVETMCFAWQVIKHVKSNAIVLADGTETTGVGMGQVSRVDAVRLAAMKADEHAEGTDAAGSVMASDAFFPFPDGIEAAAEAGVEAVVQPGGSVNDDDVIAAADDLGLSMAFTGQRAFRHD
- a CDS encoding PQQ-dependent sugar dehydrogenase → MNGTNHTDAIDRSSTSSRRRFLSVAAAGTLASIGGLGSVAAQSEPEIIRLGGEIAGWQGRAPDSIADESNPTLQLEAGTTYRVVWENLDGMGHNFALLDGDGNVLERTEVMSEEGATQSIEFTAREAMAEYVCEPHITSMQGTISFGDGSGGGTATPTPTEDGESEPYIPSGASVRLETIVDGGLVAPVDFEVPPGTSSRRFIADRLGQVYLHTDDGLREEPYIDVSDRMAEVGGEKGLLGMAFHPGFQSNGRFFLRYSAPLIESAPDSYSHTEVLAEFRASDGSATGASFERRLLELPQPQDTHNAGAIAFGPDGYLYIGVGDGGGAHDNNPGHVEDWYERNEGGNGQDVRENLLGSILRIDVDGESEDKPYAIPDGNPLVGDPGLNEQFAWGFRNPWRMGFSDGRLFVADVGQNGFEEVSIVEKDKNYGWNVREGTHCFKPGPEGSRNPPEECPSQLPADVRGGEQLIDPVVEYPHSYQGQGVGSAAIGGYVYENDAIESLGGKYVFGDFRKTAETETPTGSLLAATPTDEGLWELEELTIENTDSGTVGAYVLAIGRDNDGGLYVLTSAETSEGRTGAVHRIRPPQNAAQRTTATPNNGSAGNATAANATPSNATVANTTEMAGSTTNATTANATATTNATPANATTSATPAATTVTETGGTAATTTETTATERAGNETTAGGGNDSTGDAAGSSGSGPGFGVLAALSGLTIGAARLLSGRDD